A segment of the Marmota flaviventris isolate mMarFla1 chromosome 2, mMarFla1.hap1, whole genome shotgun sequence genome:
CCACGTGAGGAGGGCTGCTATATCCCCATTCCCCACTAAGCCAGGGGTGCAGGAGGGAACGGGGAGCAGATTTACCTTAGACCAACAGGAAAGGTGGGAGAAGCACCCTCCCTACCTTGGTCACGCCCCTGGCCCCTCATCCCCAGACCCTGGGAAGATGAAGACTTGCGTGAAAGCTAGCTGCTTAGGCTCAGGAACACATCCAGACAAGTGCCGGGGCTGAGGGGGAAGTTTCAGAACTTGGTGGAAGACCATCACCCCTCCCATTTGTCGGTTCAGTGCCTCCAGGCCAAACCCGTCAGAGGCACTTGCCTCCCAGTTTTCCTGGGCACAGAGACCAAGCTTGAACTGGGGAGAGCCAGGTGATGGGAGGAGAACAGTTGGGAACTAGGAAGCGGTCCTGAGAGAAGCAGAGCTGGTGACTGGGAAGGAATCTTCATTCAGACCCCAGTATTCCTTCCTCCTTCACCATTCCTGACATTTCAGGACCATGAAGTGAAGTTTTTACTAAGTTGGGTAATTTTgaaatttggaaatgttttcatCTCGGCCATAAAAGCTTGACAGTATTTCAGTGGACAAGACAGATTAACAAGGAACAAGATTTAGTGtaggaaattaaattttacaaaaagttgcaaaaacaaaaaaatagtaaaatcttCACCTAGATTTGTCTTACAATTAAATTCTCCTaaagcaaaactttaaaaaactaacTGGCTAAAGAATGATCACAAACACCTGgtgcatattcttttttattttggttcagaaaCCCTATGGTGtgttgaggaaaaaagaaaagggaaggctTCTGGCTTTTTCTGTCTCACCCTCTCCCTTCACTTCTACTTCCTCTTATTTCTGTGGTGACAGAGCAATGTCTGTTAGTTCTTCAGTTTGTTTACATCCACTCTGGTGGAACAGGGGTGGTTCTAAAAAGGGTGTGTTGAAGTGGCGGAGGAGGAGGTCCAGACAGGGATGGGGTGGAGGGAGTAGGTGAAGAGGACTGATCTCCAGGATTCTGGCAGAAGAGAAATGGGGTTGAGTGGGGATGTGAAATAGACATTTAGCAAAGCTGAGGGATCCTTGTGAACCATGTTAACACTGAAACAAATGTTCCTGAAACACCAAGAAATCAGTTTCAGAATATGGTCTGTTTCAAACTTGGTAGATACACACCAAGTTTTGCCAATTTGGATATAATCTGAAGTGAGTTTAAGCTTTAGCAGGGTATACTGGTACAtatctataattccagtgactcaggaggatcacaagtttgaggtcagcctggacaactcagggagaccgtctttaaaaaaaaaaaaaaaaaaaagcctgtaatctggaaacttctctggccTAAACAATGATTCAACTCCAGGGAGTTCACGTCAAGCTCTCTGAGGGATTCCCTTGAAATTCAGGCCACTGACCAGGTCTGAGATGAGGGAGACAGCATTCCACTTGACCTCCTGGTTGGCGTGAGGGGCTTTGAGATCTGTAGTACAGCAGCATGCCCCTCCAAATAATTCTCCCCACAATTCCTTCCCCATTctccttggttttgttttcctattgGACAGTATTCAGTGTCCCAGGGCATCAGGGCATGTTTGTTTGGAACTTCACTTTGGTTTCTCCATGTTTTACTAGCATCTCAGCTGAATTGCTTGCTCAGCTTGTCATGCATGAGTCTGTAAGACCTGTTTGACCACTCTAGATGTGGCTTTGAAGCTGCAATTATAGTCACATGTTGCTTGATGACAGGAACAGGTACTAAGAAATATATTGTTACTCAATTTCACTGTATGAGCATCAGAGTGTGACATATAAGTCAAgaaaaatatgacaatataatcttatgggaccagcCAATATACACGGTTATATGTGGACTGAAATACTATTACAGAGTACTTGACAGTACTTAATTTGCTATTTTAATTCACTTGATTAGATTAGAAAACCCTTGAGTGCAAGGAACACAACCCAGCCTACTCTGATCCCATGGCAGAACCACCCGTACAATAAACTAAAACTACGGTCTGTTGTTGTTGCAAACCTTTTTCTTTACCTGGGATTATTGCTACAATCCATGACCCATATCTCATACTGGTAATGGCTAAGAGAACTGGAGCTATTTTGGTGGTTCCACAAAGTTACTAGGGAGCCAGCCTCCTTGCAGCTTTACATGATCCTACCTTTAGGGTTTAGCTGACCTATCCTTGTTGCCTGAAAGAGAACTGGGGCCAGTGGTCTGCCAATAATTAGCTGTTCCTAGGCAGCAGGGTACAGAGGTAAGGAAGAAGGGTCTATTGAAGCAAAATTCCCAATAATCCAGTCCTTCAGCTTCTACATCATTGGCTAGAATTTAGTCACAtcaaacctagctataaactgAACTTTAACATCAAATCTCTAAGATGGGTTCTTAGTCCCTCAAAACATTGAGCTTTAGTACTTAGTAGAGAATGGGGTACCAGGTAAACACTGCCATCTGTGTTACCATACTCATCATGATTCTTTCCCTTTTCACATTTTCCAATTCTGAATTACTGTTATATAATTCTAATTCACAACCCTATCCAAGATCTAGCAcagttatcaaaaaaaaaaaaacttgactgGGAAAGCTGCTTGAGATGTCTGTCATCTATTGATCAAGGAGTGATGGATcctttagagtttttttttttctttctttatattggAAAATACAATTAGGGTTGGCCTAGAGTCAGTAAAAGTAGcttctaattctattttttaaaagaagtagtTATTTTCTCATTATGAGAGTTTAATGTATCCACTCACATATATAACAGTTATTAGCTAATTCTAGTATTTCATCTGTTGTCACCATTTAACTGTCAGTTCAGGTGCTAGGGTAGGGCCCAGTTATCTCTCCTGGGTAATTCTGATGTGCCCTCAAGTGAATCACACATTGAGAGAATTTGAAAAATGCCAATCCCCATCACTAAGTCAGAGGTTTTGGTATAGTTGTTCTGAGGTGTGTCCTGGGCATAGGTAATTTTCAGTGTCCCAAGGAATTCTAGTCTAACCTCAAGCTGGGACAGTGGGCATGAGTTTCAAACGAAACCCTCAGCTTGACATGAGGCTCCCTGGATACTGCATTACTGGCCACCTATGTAACACAGTTGCCTCTGGTAAATACTCAGCCCAGGAATACACACCTTCACAGGCACCTTCTCTTATGCTTTCTGTCTTTAACCCTCCTCCTGCATCCTCAAAACCTAGTTAAATTCATCAGGTAAGAGGAAAAGAAGcaacatttgtattattttatttgtcaGAACTTCCAGAATCAGGGTCTCTACTGGACaagtagaaaaatagaaaagtttacTACTTTTAAAAGGCAACTATGACAAATATTTACTCAGGAAAAGGGCTCCTAGAGCTGCAAGAAACACAAAAGAGTTCAGCCTCAGCACAATGTTGTCTGCAGTATTGCTGCAACAATAGAAATTAACTCATGTTTTCCATATCCTGAGATTTGAGACTGGTGTTTCTTAGAGCTGGGGCTGAGCAAGGAGGCCTTTCTTGCCCCCACTAGCTAGCCCAGTCCTGGAAGCGAAAGCAGTCACTTGCTATTTTCCATACTGTGTTGCTGGGTGAGGCTTGAGCAGACAGGATAAAGTTCTGATTGAAGTCCCGTTGTTTATTGCCCTCAAACTTCACTGTTCCACAGATCACAACAAGGACTGTGGTTTGGCTTGGTGTGGCTTCATCATGAACAGGCTGGCAGTCTACCACGTTGATTTGGAATTCACTAGAAGGCAACATTTCAAAAAACTCACTCAAGGACTCTTGTCCTGAAACGGCATTTCCATTCCATACCAGGGTGGCTGTGCCCATGTATAGGCGGGACAAGAGACGGCGACGCTTATCCATGGTGGTATAGTAGACATTGACAAACTCCTCAGCAGCTCTGCAGGCCTGATCCACATAGGTCTTAAAATCCACGGATGCCATCTCTGGATCTGTGGAAGGTGGCCTCTGCCAGGGTATCCCCTCTGACTTGGGGGAGCCAGGGGCTGTAAGATAgcaaagttgaaaagaacttATGTGAATGCCAAAGTTCATTTTGTCCTGACCATCCTCCTTTCCTATTGGTGGCAAAACAATTACAAAATGCAGAGATGACTTTAGGCTCAAACTATATAGCCTTTATTTAATAATCCTCAGTTTGCTCACTGTAAAAATGTAACTATCACAATTGTCACAATTGGCATAGTTAtaatatgagaattaaatgacagCATACATCAAGTGCTAAGAAGCTTGATACTTACGTGTTTACactatgagtttttaaaaatcctgttttaTTAAATAGAGTACCTTTAATGATGGAAGGTTACTCTATTGGAGGCTTGAAACAGGTACAACTGCCCCCAGAAAAATAGGGTGACTGTCTATCTGTGTAAAGAGAATGGATCATGTTGAGGAGCAGAGTGGTCACTGTCCTAAAAAAAGCCAACCAGAGAGACAGCATATGCCCATCAGCTGGTTAGTCCTTCATTGAGTTTTTCTGACAAAGGCCATAGTGTAAAGAGAAAACAGGTTTCTTGAGAGCATAAGGGAACAAATGCCATGAGGACAGGACCAAAATGGTGGCCACAATCAAGCTATAAGGAGCAAACATAGAGGGTGAGCAGAAATTAAAAGGGATTATTAACCTCTGTGGAACTAATATCTACCATATATGTTGCATAAAGCCACAATGGAAAGATGTCTTAGAATTTACAGAGGTTCGTGGGGGTCAGGAGTAAACACAATAAATTTTAACTATAACTAAAACGTCacatttccttaaaaacaaaacaattccagAATCACACAAAAATTCTGAAGCTTGGTTTTTCCTTAGCTGGTATGCTTTTCCCCTGTGATTATAAAAAAGGCATTACAATAGTGGACATGTTTACATTTAAATACTTAAATCataaatttttccatttcaaaaccttaacatttttaaaaataaacattatcttATCAAACAATCAAGACTCAATGTAGGGCTGGGAAAAAATTGAGTACTCTTCAGGGCAAAGAGCTGGGGGGAACTGGCCCTAGAAAGTAGGAGTTAAAAGCCAAACCAGAACATTGCTCTTTCCACCTTCTCCATGGGCCTCAAAGTTAAGCCTCAACAAACACTCTGACCTGTTACTTGTTAAAACTTCTACGCTCattaatttttagag
Coding sequences within it:
- the Nxt1 gene encoding NTF2-related export protein 1; amino-acid sequence: MASVDFKTYVDQACRAAEEFVNVYYTTMDKRRRLLSRLYMGTATLVWNGNAVSGQESLSEFFEMLPSSEFQINVVDCQPVHDEATPSQTTVLVVICGTVKFEGNKQRDFNQNFILSAQASPSNTVWKIASDCFRFQDWAS